From the genome of Rathayibacter sp. VKM Ac-2759, one region includes:
- a CDS encoding endonuclease/exonuclease/phosphatase family protein, protein MQSNERALRVISYNLREHRAHVEIAPLAARHDVDVLCLQECDTTKLPQEVGDLRLASVTARNRLGLAVYYSHARFELEGSAAFELSKSMHDRVMSPAHERLLAVRLTDRDGGSIAVSSFHAAPLSAGNALRRKQIDEALNRLREYAPDTPSLMVGDYNYPWFFRGLDRKMTRNGYLVSRSDSPTYARYRYFSGHFDFAISDSVRIERVSTLPQGLSDHLPVLVDAHYGGSAA, encoded by the coding sequence ATGCAGTCGAATGAACGCGCGCTCCGTGTGATCTCGTACAACCTCCGCGAGCACCGGGCGCACGTCGAGATCGCTCCCCTGGCCGCGCGCCACGACGTCGACGTCCTCTGCCTCCAGGAGTGCGACACCACGAAGCTCCCGCAGGAGGTGGGCGACCTGCGCCTCGCCTCCGTGACCGCGCGCAACCGCCTCGGCCTCGCCGTCTACTACTCGCACGCTCGCTTCGAGCTCGAGGGCAGCGCCGCCTTCGAGCTGAGCAAGTCGATGCACGACCGCGTGATGTCGCCCGCGCACGAGCGGCTCCTCGCGGTCCGCCTGACCGACCGCGACGGCGGATCGATCGCCGTCTCGTCGTTCCACGCCGCCCCGCTCTCGGCGGGCAACGCCCTTCGCCGGAAGCAGATCGACGAGGCTCTCAACCGCCTCCGCGAGTACGCACCCGACACCCCGTCGCTCATGGTCGGCGACTACAACTACCCCTGGTTCTTCCGCGGACTCGACCGCAAGATGACGCGGAACGGCTACCTGGTCTCGCGCAGCGACTCCCCCACCTACGCGCGCTACCGGTACTTCAGCGGGCACTTCGACTTCGCGATCAGCGACTCCGTGCGCATCGAGCGGGTCTCGACACTGCCCCAGGGCCTCTCGGACCACCTCCCCGTGCTCGTCGACGCGCACTACGGCGGCTCCGCGGCCTGA
- a CDS encoding histidine phosphatase family protein — MTTLILARHGETVWHSENRFAGSSDIALTPRGQDQAATLAAWAVDADLEAVYSSTLVRAVRTAVPAARAAHLEVQPDPALVEVDFGQGEGLTTAEMEKRFPDAYRAWVAAPAIQPMPGGESGLDAVARANTSLARIHREHPDGRVLVVAHGTLIRLLLCAYLGINPESYRHIFPVVDNVSLTTLRWDETGVGLLGYNVPPVQKQRRSS; from the coding sequence GTGACGACCCTGATCCTCGCCCGGCACGGAGAGACTGTCTGGCACTCCGAGAACCGCTTCGCGGGCTCCTCCGACATCGCACTGACCCCCCGCGGTCAGGACCAGGCGGCCACGCTCGCAGCGTGGGCCGTCGACGCGGACCTCGAGGCGGTGTACTCCTCCACCCTGGTCCGGGCGGTGCGGACGGCCGTGCCCGCCGCGCGGGCGGCGCACCTCGAAGTGCAGCCCGACCCCGCGCTCGTCGAGGTCGACTTCGGCCAGGGAGAGGGCCTCACCACTGCCGAGATGGAGAAGCGCTTCCCGGACGCCTACCGCGCCTGGGTCGCGGCCCCCGCCATCCAGCCGATGCCCGGCGGCGAGTCGGGTCTCGACGCCGTCGCGCGGGCCAACACGTCGCTCGCACGGATCCACCGCGAGCACCCCGACGGCCGCGTGCTCGTCGTCGCCCACGGCACGCTGATCCGGCTGCTGCTCTGCGCGTACCTCGGCATCAACCCGGAGTCGTACCGGCACATCTTCCCGGTCGTCGACAACGTCTCGCTGACCACTCTGCGCTGGGACGAGACCGGGGTCGGCCTGCTCGGCTACAACGTCCCGCCCGTGCAGAAGCAGCGGCGCTCCAGCTGA
- a CDS encoding EamA family transporter → MQLGASFAVLLFPAAGPIGTVTLRLVFSAAVLLIVCRPRIRGYSRADWGTVAIYGLALGGMNACYYEAISRIPQGAAVTLEVLGPLALSVIAGRSLLSLVWALLALAGVVTLSQGGFSTLDPVGVAFALGAAALWATYIVFAGRTGGRFPRLDGLALALAAGAIVSLPFGIASAGPALVLPPVLLLGLAVAVLSSAVPYALELLALRRLRSSTFSILMSLSPGAAALSGFLVLGQRLSVVEAIGIALVVAASVGAVRTARP, encoded by the coding sequence GTGCAGCTGGGCGCCTCGTTCGCGGTGCTGCTGTTCCCCGCGGCCGGCCCGATCGGCACGGTGACCCTGCGGCTCGTGTTCTCGGCCGCCGTGCTCCTGATCGTGTGCCGACCGCGGATCCGCGGCTACTCGCGCGCCGACTGGGGCACCGTCGCGATCTACGGACTCGCCCTCGGCGGCATGAACGCCTGCTACTACGAGGCCATCTCGCGGATCCCGCAGGGGGCGGCGGTGACGCTCGAGGTCCTCGGCCCGCTCGCGCTCTCGGTGATCGCCGGGCGGAGTCTGCTGAGCCTCGTCTGGGCACTGCTCGCGCTCGCCGGCGTCGTCACGCTGTCGCAGGGCGGGTTCTCGACGCTCGACCCGGTCGGAGTCGCCTTCGCACTCGGCGCCGCGGCGCTCTGGGCGACGTACATCGTCTTCGCGGGGCGCACGGGCGGACGCTTCCCGCGCCTGGACGGCCTGGCGCTCGCCCTCGCGGCGGGCGCGATCGTCTCGCTGCCGTTCGGGATCGCCTCCGCGGGCCCGGCCCTCGTGCTGCCGCCCGTGCTGCTGCTCGGACTCGCGGTCGCCGTGCTCTCCTCCGCCGTCCCCTATGCGCTCGAGCTGCTCGCCCTGCGGCGCCTGCGCTCGTCGACGTTCTCGATCCTGATGTCGCTCTCCCCCGGAGCGGCCGCGCTCTCGGGCTTCCTCGTGCTGGGCCAGCGCCTCAGCGTCGTCGAGGCGATCGGCATCGCCCTGGTCGTGGCCGCCAGCGTCGGCGCGGTCCGCACGGCCCGCCCCTGA
- a CDS encoding MarR family transcriptional regulator, translating into MDTETTADETALTGLAGETRVAVGRLARRLRQEKAQHELSDAQFGVLALLHREGPRTLGELAEAERVRPPSMTRTVGCLVDDGLVERLADPADGRVTRIRPTAAGTELVLDVRRSRDAWLVARLRELSPDQRALLHDAAALLREVADR; encoded by the coding sequence GTGGATACGGAGACGACAGCGGACGAGACGGCGCTGACCGGGCTCGCGGGCGAGACCCGCGTCGCGGTCGGGCGGCTCGCGCGTCGGCTCCGGCAGGAGAAGGCGCAGCACGAGCTGAGCGACGCGCAGTTCGGCGTCCTCGCGCTGCTGCACCGCGAAGGACCGAGGACGCTCGGCGAGCTCGCCGAGGCCGAGCGGGTCCGCCCGCCCTCGATGACCCGCACCGTCGGCTGCCTCGTCGACGACGGCCTGGTCGAGCGCCTCGCCGATCCGGCCGACGGCCGCGTCACGCGCATCCGCCCTACGGCGGCAGGGACCGAGCTCGTCCTCGACGTCCGCCGCAGCCGCGACGCGTGGCTGGTGGCGCGCCTGCGCGAGCTCTCCCCCGACCAGCGCGCCCTGCTGCACGACGCCGCCGCACTGCTGCGGGAGGTGGCCGACCGATGA
- a CDS encoding MFS transporter, which produces MSAMFRSLAVPNYRIWFAGAMVSNVGTWMQRTAQDWIVINDLTDHDATALGVTMALQFGPQLLMVPFSGFIADRFDRRRLLMATQAVMGVLGLALGLIVVTGVVQLWMVYVFALLLGFAAAIDAPVRQTFVSALVDESHLSNAVSLNSASFNSARMIGPALAGVLIAAIGSGWVFLLNAVSFLAVLLSLRFLHRDQLRSAPRATRGPGALLEGFRYVSTRPDILVVLSIVFLIGTFGLNFPIFASTMATVEFDMGASEFGLLSSAIAVGSVVGALLSARRDRPRLRLIVGAAAAFGVALALAGVMPTVWAFAILLPFVGIAAQTLMTSANGYVQLSTAPEMRGRVMALYMAIFMGGTPIGAPLIGWVANAAGPRWAMVVGAASGVLAAAIGLGWYLRLRRRAGKAAAEPQPALVTAPVLTPRA; this is translated from the coding sequence ATGAGCGCGATGTTCCGCTCGCTCGCGGTGCCCAACTACCGCATCTGGTTCGCGGGCGCGATGGTCTCGAACGTCGGCACCTGGATGCAGCGCACCGCCCAGGACTGGATCGTCATCAACGACCTGACCGACCACGACGCGACGGCCCTCGGCGTGACGATGGCGCTGCAGTTCGGCCCGCAGCTGCTGATGGTGCCCTTCTCGGGCTTCATCGCCGACCGCTTCGACCGCCGCAGGCTCCTGATGGCGACCCAGGCGGTGATGGGCGTGCTCGGCCTCGCCCTCGGCCTCATCGTCGTCACCGGGGTCGTGCAGCTCTGGATGGTCTACGTCTTCGCTCTGCTGCTCGGCTTCGCCGCCGCGATCGACGCCCCCGTCCGCCAGACCTTCGTCTCGGCGCTCGTCGACGAGAGCCACCTCTCGAACGCCGTGTCGCTCAACTCCGCCTCGTTCAACTCCGCGCGGATGATCGGGCCGGCCCTCGCGGGCGTGCTCATCGCCGCGATCGGGTCGGGCTGGGTCTTCCTCCTCAACGCCGTCAGCTTCCTGGCGGTGCTGCTCTCGCTGCGCTTCCTGCACCGCGACCAGCTGCGCTCGGCACCCCGGGCGACCCGCGGACCCGGTGCGCTGCTCGAGGGCTTCCGCTACGTCTCGACGCGCCCCGACATCCTGGTGGTGCTCTCGATCGTCTTCCTGATCGGCACCTTCGGCCTCAACTTCCCGATCTTCGCCTCGACGATGGCCACCGTGGAGTTCGACATGGGGGCGAGCGAGTTCGGCCTGCTGTCGTCGGCGATCGCCGTCGGCTCCGTCGTCGGCGCGCTGCTGTCGGCCCGCCGCGACCGGCCGAGGCTCCGCCTGATCGTGGGTGCCGCCGCCGCGTTCGGCGTCGCGCTCGCACTCGCCGGCGTGATGCCGACCGTATGGGCCTTCGCGATCCTCCTGCCGTTCGTCGGCATCGCCGCGCAGACGCTGATGACCTCGGCCAACGGCTACGTGCAGCTCTCGACGGCGCCCGAGATGCGCGGCCGGGTGATGGCGCTCTACATGGCGATCTTCATGGGCGGCACCCCGATCGGCGCTCCCCTGATCGGCTGGGTCGCGAACGCCGCGGGACCGCGCTGGGCCATGGTGGTCGGCGCCGCCTCCGGAGTGCTCGCCGCCGCGATCGGGCTCGGCTGGTACCTGCGCCTCCGCCGCCGCGCCGGGAAGGCCGCCGCGGAGCCTCAGCCGGCTCTCGTGACGGCCCCCGTGCTCACGCCTCGCGCGTGA
- a CDS encoding transglutaminase family protein — protein sequence MSRLRITHTTGFTYRGDVVASYNEARMLPASSDGQLVLSSHLDIRPVTSVHTYTDYWGTRVASFDVLNAHQELSLTATSLVEVRPKAHPDHPYGWEQLAAQVETLTEYVEQSKQTTRTSPPEDLVELARTLADEAAGPCEAALTIAERIGREMTYRQGVTGVHSTATESWTAREGVCQDITHILLGALRAVGIPARYVSGYLHPKPNAAIGETVTGESHAWVEWFCGGTWRGYDPTNLIDIGDRHVIVGRGRDYNDIAPLRGVYAGPTSSKLFVRVEITREA from the coding sequence GTGAGCAGGCTGCGCATCACGCACACCACGGGATTCACCTACCGGGGCGACGTCGTCGCGTCGTACAACGAGGCGCGGATGCTCCCGGCGTCCTCCGACGGGCAGCTCGTGCTCTCGTCGCACCTCGACATCCGCCCCGTCACCTCGGTGCACACCTACACCGACTACTGGGGCACCCGCGTCGCGTCGTTCGACGTGCTCAACGCGCACCAGGAGCTCTCGCTCACCGCGACCTCGCTCGTCGAGGTGCGGCCGAAGGCCCACCCCGACCACCCCTACGGCTGGGAGCAGCTCGCCGCGCAGGTCGAGACCCTCACCGAGTACGTCGAGCAGTCGAAGCAGACCACCCGCACCTCGCCTCCCGAGGACCTCGTCGAGCTGGCCCGCACGCTCGCCGACGAGGCGGCCGGCCCCTGCGAGGCGGCTCTGACCATCGCCGAGCGCATCGGCCGCGAGATGACGTACCGGCAGGGCGTCACCGGCGTGCACTCGACGGCGACGGAGTCGTGGACCGCCCGCGAGGGCGTCTGCCAGGACATCACGCACATCCTGCTCGGGGCGCTCCGCGCGGTCGGGATCCCGGCGCGCTACGTCTCGGGCTACCTGCACCCCAAGCCGAACGCGGCGATCGGCGAGACCGTGACCGGCGAGTCGCACGCCTGGGTCGAGTGGTTCTGCGGAGGCACGTGGCGCGGCTACGACCCGACCAACCTGATCGACATCGGCGACCGCCACGTGATCGTCGGGCGGGGGCGCGACTACAACGACATCGCGCCGCTGCGCGGGGTGTACGCCGGGCCGACCTCGTCGAAGCTGTTCGTGCGGGTCGAGATCACGCGCGAGGCGTGA
- a CDS encoding alpha-E domain-containing protein — translation MLSRIAESLFWIGRYIERSDGTARILDVHLQLLLEDPWIDEDTACRSLLSVMGSTPPDDMREITRADVLTILAIDRTNPASIAYSLGAARENARRAREIVSTELWECLNTTRTRMPRRVTGDRVSEFFGWVRERSALAVGIIESATSRDEAWQFFTLGRSIERADMTARLLATRSLTEASGPSWTTILRSCGAYEAYLRTYRGVPSARNAAEFLLLDRLFPRSILFSVSRAEMCMRDIEPRTGRVGHTGDAQRVLGQIRSELEYRPIAEILEDLPRHMDSVQEATSAASEAIRQRYFPTNVMPSWIGEAL, via the coding sequence ATGCTCTCCCGGATCGCCGAGTCGCTGTTCTGGATCGGCCGCTACATCGAGCGCTCGGACGGCACCGCGCGCATCCTCGACGTCCACCTCCAGCTCCTGCTCGAGGACCCGTGGATCGACGAGGACACCGCCTGCCGCTCGCTGCTCTCGGTGATGGGCTCGACCCCTCCCGACGACATGCGCGAGATCACCCGCGCCGACGTGCTGACGATCCTCGCGATCGACCGCACGAACCCCGCCTCCATCGCCTACTCGCTCGGCGCCGCCCGCGAGAACGCCCGGCGCGCCCGCGAGATCGTGTCGACCGAGCTGTGGGAGTGCCTGAACACGACCCGCACGCGCATGCCGCGCCGGGTCACGGGCGACCGGGTGTCGGAGTTCTTCGGCTGGGTGCGCGAGCGCTCGGCGCTCGCCGTCGGCATCATCGAGTCGGCGACCTCGCGCGACGAGGCCTGGCAGTTCTTCACGCTCGGCCGCTCGATCGAGCGCGCCGACATGACCGCGCGGCTGCTCGCCACCCGCTCGCTGACCGAGGCGAGCGGTCCGTCCTGGACGACGATCCTCCGCTCGTGCGGCGCCTACGAGGCCTACCTGCGCACCTACCGCGGCGTGCCGAGCGCGCGCAACGCGGCCGAGTTCCTCCTCCTGGACCGCCTCTTCCCGCGGTCGATCCTCTTCTCGGTCTCGCGGGCCGAGATGTGCATGCGCGACATCGAGCCGCGCACCGGCCGCGTCGGCCACACCGGCGACGCCCAGCGGGTGCTCGGCCAGATCCGCAGCGAGCTCGAGTACCGGCCGATCGCCGAGATCCTCGAGGACCTCCCGCGGCACATGGACAGCGTGCAGGAGGCGACCTCGGCGGCGTCCGAGGCGATCCGGCAGCGCTACTTCCCCACGAACGTCATGCCGAGCTGGATCGGGGAGGCGCTGTGA
- a CDS encoding circularly permuted type 2 ATP-grasp protein — protein MGDLFDGYGSQKVERRRAGAPPWDEMFADVAAAGGPDGVRDAYRDIYSSLARMTQEELRGRTDALASSYLAQGVTFDFAGEERPFPLDAVPRVIESAEWNEVQSGIKQRVRALEAFLADVYGPQNAVKDGVIPAGLISSSSHFHRQAAGIVSANGVRIQVSGIDLIRDEVGGWRVLEDNVRVPSGVSYVISNRRVMAQTLPELFVSMRVRPVGDYPNRLLQALRASAPEGVDDPTVVVLTPGVYNSAYFEHTLLARLMGVELVEGRDLFCTGGKVFMRTTSGPTRVDVIYRRVDDEFLDPLQFRADSMLGSPGLMLAARLGNVTIANAVGNGVADDKLVYTYMPDLIRYYLSEDPVIKNVDTWRLEDPGALEEVLDRLDELVVKPVDGSGGKGLVVGPDASAKELAELRSRLQADPRGWIAQPVVQLSTIPTLVDDGMRPRHADLRPFAVNDGNDIWVLPGGLTRVALPEGQLVVNSSQGGGSKDTWVVGLESQTAERDAHDIQGLVADQAAVTSSIPIVYPLNHTPDHSPQDAGNNDQEQQQQQQGRAAAEEDA, from the coding sequence ATGGGTGACCTCTTCGACGGATACGGGTCCCAGAAGGTCGAGCGGCGCCGTGCAGGCGCGCCACCCTGGGACGAGATGTTCGCCGATGTCGCGGCGGCCGGCGGCCCCGACGGCGTCCGCGACGCCTACCGCGACATCTACTCCTCGTTGGCGCGGATGACCCAGGAGGAGCTGCGCGGCCGCACCGACGCGCTCGCCTCCTCCTATCTCGCGCAGGGCGTGACCTTCGACTTCGCGGGCGAGGAGCGGCCCTTCCCGCTCGACGCCGTGCCGCGCGTCATCGAGAGCGCCGAGTGGAACGAGGTGCAGAGCGGCATCAAGCAGCGCGTCCGCGCCCTCGAGGCGTTCCTCGCCGACGTCTACGGTCCGCAGAACGCGGTCAAGGACGGAGTGATCCCCGCCGGTCTCATCTCGAGCTCCAGCCACTTCCACCGCCAGGCCGCGGGCATCGTCTCGGCCAACGGCGTCCGGATCCAGGTGTCGGGCATCGACCTCATCCGCGACGAGGTCGGCGGCTGGCGCGTGCTCGAGGACAACGTGCGGGTCCCCTCCGGTGTCTCGTACGTGATCTCGAACCGCCGGGTGATGGCGCAGACCCTGCCCGAGCTGTTCGTCTCGATGCGGGTGCGCCCGGTCGGCGACTACCCGAACCGGCTCCTGCAGGCCCTGCGCGCCTCCGCCCCCGAGGGCGTCGACGACCCCACGGTCGTCGTGCTCACTCCGGGTGTCTACAACTCGGCCTACTTCGAGCACACGCTGCTCGCCCGCCTGATGGGCGTCGAGCTCGTCGAGGGCCGCGACCTGTTCTGCACCGGCGGCAAGGTGTTCATGCGCACCACCTCCGGCCCGACCCGCGTCGACGTCATCTACCGCCGCGTCGACGACGAGTTCCTCGACCCGCTGCAGTTCCGCGCCGACTCGATGCTCGGCTCGCCCGGCCTCATGCTCGCCGCGCGCCTGGGCAACGTCACCATCGCGAACGCGGTCGGCAACGGCGTCGCCGACGACAAGCTCGTCTACACCTACATGCCCGACCTCATCCGCTACTACCTCTCCGAGGACCCGGTGATCAAGAACGTCGACACCTGGCGCCTCGAGGATCCGGGTGCGCTCGAGGAGGTGCTCGACCGGCTCGACGAGCTCGTCGTGAAGCCCGTCGACGGCTCGGGCGGCAAGGGCCTCGTCGTCGGCCCGGACGCGTCGGCGAAGGAGCTCGCCGAGCTGCGCTCGCGCCTCCAGGCCGATCCGCGCGGCTGGATCGCGCAGCCGGTCGTGCAGCTCTCGACCATCCCGACCCTCGTCGACGACGGGATGCGGCCGCGTCACGCCGACCTCCGCCCCTTCGCGGTCAACGACGGGAACGACATCTGGGTGCTGCCCGGCGGGCTGACCCGCGTGGCGCTCCCGGAGGGTCAGCTCGTCGTCAACTCGTCGCAGGGCGGCGGGTCGAAGGACACCTGGGTCGTCGGACTCGAGTCGCAGACGGCCGAGCGCGACGCGCACGACATCCAGGGCCTCGTCGCCGACCAGGCCGCCGTCACCAGCTCGATCCCGATCGTCTACCCGCTCAACCACACGCCCGACCACTCGCCGCAGGACGCCGGCAACAACGACCAGGAGCAGCAGCAGCAGCAGCAGGGTCGTGCGGCAGCGGAGGAGGACGCCTGA
- a CDS encoding LLM class flavin-dependent oxidoreductase gives MQFGIFTVSDITTDPTNGNTPTESEKIAATLAIAEKAEEIGLDVFALGEHHNPPFWSSSPTTTLAYIAARTERLLLTTAMALITTNDPVKLAEDYAMLQHLSGGRVDLMLGRGNTGPVYPWFGKDIRRGIELTIENYDLLHRLWTEDFVDWEGQFRTPLQGFQSTPRPLDGVAPFVWHGSIRSPQIAEQAAYYGDGFFANHIFWPASHTQKMVQLYRQRFEHYGHGSADQAIVGLGGQIFMAKNSQDAVKQFRPYFDNAPVYGHGPSLEDFTEQTPLTVGSPQQIIDRTLGFREYVGDYQRQLFLIDHAGLPLKTVLEQMDMLGEILPELRRGFAEGRPAHVPDAPTHTSLVAARDQQPVAVTA, from the coding sequence ATGCAGTTCGGCATCTTCACGGTCAGCGACATCACCACCGACCCCACGAACGGGAACACACCGACCGAGTCGGAGAAGATCGCGGCCACCCTCGCGATCGCGGAGAAGGCCGAGGAGATCGGCCTCGACGTCTTCGCCCTCGGCGAGCACCACAACCCGCCGTTCTGGTCGTCCTCACCGACGACCACCCTCGCCTACATCGCCGCGCGCACCGAGCGCCTCCTCCTCACCACGGCCATGGCGCTCATCACGACCAACGACCCGGTGAAGCTCGCCGAGGACTACGCGATGCTGCAGCACCTGTCCGGCGGCCGCGTCGACCTCATGCTCGGCCGTGGCAACACCGGCCCCGTCTACCCGTGGTTCGGCAAGGACATCCGCCGCGGGATCGAGCTGACGATCGAGAACTACGACCTGCTGCACCGCCTCTGGACCGAGGACTTCGTCGACTGGGAGGGCCAGTTCCGCACCCCGCTGCAAGGCTTCCAGTCGACCCCGCGCCCGCTCGACGGCGTCGCGCCGTTCGTCTGGCACGGCTCCATCCGCTCGCCCCAGATCGCCGAGCAGGCCGCGTACTACGGCGACGGCTTCTTCGCGAACCACATCTTCTGGCCCGCCTCGCACACCCAGAAGATGGTGCAGCTCTACCGCCAGCGCTTCGAGCACTACGGCCACGGCAGCGCCGACCAGGCCATCGTCGGACTCGGCGGGCAGATCTTCATGGCGAAGAACTCGCAGGACGCCGTCAAGCAGTTCCGCCCCTACTTCGACAACGCCCCGGTCTACGGCCACGGCCCCTCGCTCGAGGACTTCACCGAGCAGACGCCGCTCACCGTCGGCTCCCCGCAGCAGATCATCGACCGCACCCTCGGCTTCCGCGAGTACGTCGGCGACTACCAGCGCCAGCTGTTCCTCATCGACCACGCGGGTCTGCCGCTGAAGACGGTGCTCGAGCAGATGGACATGCTCGGCGAGATCCTCCCCGAGCTCCGCCGCGGCTTCGCCGAGGGCCGCCCGGCCCACGTGCCGGACGCCCCCACCCACACCTCGCTCGTCGCCGCCCGCGACCAGCAGCCCGTCGCCGTCACCGCCTAG
- a CDS encoding FMN reductase — MSIRRLTVLSAGLSQPSSTRLLADRLGDATEAALVEQGHSVERSVIELRDLAHDVTNNLLTGFASPALQTALDAVAGADGLIAVTPIFTTSYSGLFKSFVDVLDTEALRSLPVLLAATGGSPRHSLAVDYAMRPLFSYLHAAPLSTSVFAATDDWGGTTEDGRALPARIERAGRELADEAARSTRSGAVRDPWALDGTFEGMLGKRG, encoded by the coding sequence ATGAGCATCCGCCGACTCACCGTCCTCTCGGCCGGCCTCAGCCAGCCGTCGTCCACCCGCCTCCTCGCCGACCGCCTCGGCGACGCGACCGAGGCCGCGCTCGTCGAGCAGGGCCACTCCGTCGAGCGCAGCGTGATCGAGCTGCGCGACCTCGCGCACGACGTCACGAACAACCTCCTGACCGGGTTCGCGAGCCCGGCGCTGCAGACCGCGCTCGACGCGGTCGCCGGCGCCGACGGCCTCATCGCCGTGACGCCGATCTTCACCACCAGCTACAGCGGCCTCTTCAAGTCGTTCGTCGACGTGCTCGACACGGAGGCGCTCCGCTCGCTCCCCGTGCTGCTCGCGGCCACGGGCGGGTCGCCCCGGCACTCGCTCGCGGTCGACTACGCGATGCGGCCGCTGTTCAGCTATCTGCACGCGGCTCCCCTCTCGACCTCGGTCTTCGCGGCCACGGACGACTGGGGCGGGACGACCGAGGACGGCCGGGCCCTGCCCGCCCGCATCGAGCGCGCCGGCCGCGAGCTGGCCGACGAGGCCGCCCGCTCGACGCGCTCGGGCGCGGTGCGCGACCCGTGGGCGCTCGACGGCACCTTCGAGGGGATGCTGGGCAAGCGCGGCTGA
- a CDS encoding sugar ABC transporter substrate-binding protein produces the protein MGGDSIGSTRSVLERAVLDRRRFLGALGVAASVPVLAGCGFAPAGPQADAESGTLTFTTWGTDAELAGFQRTIDRFQSANAGATVTLNAVPYEQMFTNIDAQLQAGNPPDVFRVPYYTFGSYAGRDQLLDLTPHLEADVADRFTDAAWAAVQSNGSPFGVPHHTDTSLILYNTEALATAGITSFPSSPEEAWTWEEFSEVGAKLRASLPAERYPFAYNWQGNGVTRWLSLLFQADGRFLTEDLSGPAIDSAAGRAAIDFSRSFFTDGLVPPSSSIQATTYASDLWYSQTTAMTFAGAFLLPDADATLDFEWGATYSPRDVRGGGDFGGNALVATRATAQPELAASFLAFVTEEEAMSDFCAGASLLPTRRDLTESGIEFAVRPELSEVFLGQAGTVQASDSAQVASPDMAAIIAVLKEQLEAAFVGGQSTEDTISKLTAGIAAATR, from the coding sequence ATGGGTGGCGACAGCATCGGCAGCACCAGGTCCGTCCTCGAGCGGGCCGTCCTGGATCGGCGCCGCTTCCTCGGCGCCCTGGGCGTCGCCGCCTCCGTGCCCGTGCTGGCGGGCTGCGGCTTCGCCCCGGCCGGCCCGCAGGCCGACGCCGAGAGCGGGACCCTCACCTTCACGACCTGGGGCACCGACGCCGAGCTCGCCGGGTTCCAGCGCACGATCGACCGCTTCCAGAGCGCGAACGCCGGCGCCACGGTGACGCTGAACGCCGTGCCCTACGAGCAGATGTTCACGAACATCGACGCGCAGCTGCAGGCGGGCAACCCGCCCGACGTCTTCCGCGTGCCGTACTACACGTTCGGCAGCTACGCGGGGCGCGACCAGCTGCTCGACCTCACTCCGCACCTCGAGGCCGATGTCGCCGACCGCTTCACCGACGCGGCCTGGGCCGCTGTGCAGAGCAACGGCAGCCCGTTCGGCGTGCCGCACCACACCGACACGTCGCTGATCCTCTACAACACCGAGGCGCTGGCGACCGCGGGCATCACGAGCTTCCCCTCCTCGCCCGAGGAGGCGTGGACCTGGGAGGAGTTCTCCGAGGTCGGCGCGAAGCTCCGCGCCTCGCTGCCCGCCGAGCGCTACCCCTTCGCCTACAACTGGCAGGGCAACGGAGTCACCCGCTGGCTGAGCCTGCTGTTCCAGGCCGACGGGCGCTTCCTGACCGAGGACCTCTCCGGCCCGGCCATCGACTCCGCGGCGGGCCGCGCGGCGATCGACTTCAGCCGCAGCTTCTTCACCGACGGGCTGGTCCCGCCGAGCAGCTCTATCCAGGCGACGACCTACGCGAGCGACCTCTGGTACTCGCAGACGACCGCGATGACGTTCGCCGGCGCCTTCCTCCTCCCCGACGCCGACGCGACCCTCGACTTCGAGTGGGGCGCCACCTACTCGCCGCGCGACGTCCGCGGCGGCGGCGACTTCGGCGGCAACGCGCTCGTCGCCACCAGGGCGACGGCGCAGCCCGAGCTGGCCGCCTCGTTCCTCGCGTTCGTGACGGAGGAGGAGGCGATGAGCGACTTCTGCGCCGGTGCGTCCCTGCTGCCCACCCGCCGCGACCTCACGGAGTCGGGCATCGAGTTCGCGGTCCGCCCCGAGCTCTCGGAGGTGTTCCTCGGCCAGGCGGGCACGGTCCAGGCCTCCGACTCGGCCCAGGTCGCCTCGCCCGACATGGCCGCGATCATCGCGGTGCTCAAGGAGCAGCTCGAGGCCGCCTTCGTCGGCGGGCAGAGCACGGAGGACACGATCTCGAAGCTCACGGCCGGCATCGCGGCCGCCACCCGGTGA